A single window of Chitinophaga sp. XS-30 DNA harbors:
- a CDS encoding protein-glutamate O-methyltransferase CheR — protein sequence MIQISKVEYELKDEEIALLLQDVHDIYGYNFNDYARPSLKRRINRLFSLNRFAGFLDFRLRVREDPNYFRYFVEEITVNVTEMFRDPHFYRCLREEVLPVLATYPFIRIWHAGCSSGEEVYSMAILLKEAGLLERSLLYATDINPAVLEKLRKGIFPLRYMKQYSENYIQSGGLHDFSRYYTAKYDWAKFDEQLSGRMVISTHNLVSDRSFNEFQLILCRNVLIYFDKELQNRVLQLFEDSLEPLGFLALGAKESLKYSVIAPKYKQLPNRQKIWRKVK from the coding sequence ATGATCCAAATATCAAAGGTGGAATACGAGCTTAAAGACGAAGAGATAGCCCTGCTGCTGCAGGATGTGCATGATATCTACGGATACAACTTTAATGATTATGCCCGTCCGTCACTGAAGCGGCGTATCAACCGGCTGTTTTCGCTGAACAGGTTTGCCGGTTTCCTGGACTTCAGGCTGCGCGTCCGGGAAGACCCCAATTACTTCCGTTATTTCGTGGAGGAGATCACGGTGAATGTGACCGAAATGTTCCGTGATCCGCATTTCTACCGCTGCCTGCGCGAGGAGGTGCTGCCGGTGCTGGCTACCTATCCTTTCATCCGCATCTGGCATGCGGGATGCTCCTCCGGCGAAGAGGTTTATTCCATGGCCATCCTTCTGAAGGAAGCCGGGCTGCTGGAACGCTCCCTCCTCTATGCCACGGATATTAACCCGGCCGTACTGGAAAAGCTCCGCAAAGGCATCTTCCCCCTGCGGTATATGAAACAGTATTCGGAAAACTATATCCAATCCGGCGGTCTCCATGATTTTTCGCGGTACTACACGGCAAAATACGATTGGGCAAAATTCGATGAACAGCTGTCCGGCCGGATGGTCATATCCACGCATAACCTGGTGTCTGACCGGTCATTCAACGAATTTCAGCTGATCCTCTGCAGGAATGTGCTGATCTATTTCGATAAGGAACTGCAGAACCGTGTGCTGCAATTATTCGAAGACAGCCTGGAGCCGCTCGGGTTCCTGGCATTGGGTGCAAAAGAAAGCCTGAAATATTCGGTGATAGCGCCTAAATACAAACAACTGCCGAACCGCCAGAAAATATGGCGGAAAGTGAAATAA
- a CDS encoding response regulator, translated as MKSTFQRNLVIGFGFSLLLLIFSAVASYISIRNLVNSAELVDHTNDVLHELDAVILGVKSAETGQRGYIITGNEGYIIPYNTAVDSTRANIGRVKELVKDNPLQASGADQLMEAAMMRIDVLESNIERKKSKGLLTVADIEKGRGYMEQLDQLVKLMKARETKLLKERTSELDKFANATPAFLVIATILALLITITSFIRVNSDFKRQQQLRRELEQKDQDINRRINIIRDIADRISGGDYSTRAQEEGEDGLGYLSVSLNKMAASLQYSFGLLEAREWLQTGVTTLHDKMLGEYDLPILSRSILDFVITYTHAHAGVFYATENSSSLRFLQGYAIDEQYAKPVIPFGDGLVGQCADSCKIIHLEDVPEDLMLFSHATGVLKPRNIIAIPLDYERRTEGVIELVSLKPFSENDIAFLKAICPNIGTVLHSVKNRKRLQELLEETQSQSEELQAQHNELENINSELEAQTEKLQASEEELKVQQEELLGANEELEEKTRLLEERNRLVIDRNLEIQRKAEELEQSTRYKSEFLANMSHELRTPLNSILLLSRLMGENSGQNLTPDQVEYASVIQNSGKGLLSLIDEILDLSKIEAGKMDLMYSDVRIDEIVRDMRALFEPVAREKGIGFRVETDENVYGIIETDRLRLDQIIRNLISNALKFTAEGYVELRVSMPEENRNTVMFTVSDTGIGIPEDKQQNIFEAFQQADGSTRRKYGGTGLGLSISRELTKLLGGEIRLKSQPDKGSEFTVIIPATRSAAGFALPKDEGPKVLLQEVVPERFVTPVIPESIADDRHSITGKDRVILIVEDDTGFARSLLEFTRQKGYKGVVTVRGDDAAGLAQQYRPQGILLDIQLPVKDGWEVMEELKNDPLTRHIPVHVMSSFQAKFKSLSKGAVDFIDKPAAYDKMEDIFSKIEFMLNNNPRKVLIVEEDMKHAKALAYYLGNYRVNTEIRGNIGESVEALRKKEVNCVILDMGVSGERSYDTLDEVKQSPGLENVPIIIFTGKQLSKAEELRIRQYADSIVIKVANSYQRILDEVSLFLHLVEEKKETVKPKAAREDVLKGKTVLLADDDVRNIFSLSKALEACGVRVISAVDGREALDRLREHPETDIVLMDMMMPEMDGYESTRMIKSDKRFARLPVIAVTAKAMNGDREKCIAAGASDYISKPVDIDQLLSLLRVWLYDTGK; from the coding sequence ATGAAGTCAACTTTTCAGCGAAATCTTGTTATCGGGTTCGGGTTTTCACTGTTGCTGCTGATATTCAGTGCCGTGGCATCCTATATCAGCATCCGCAACCTTGTGAACAGTGCGGAATTGGTGGATCATACCAATGACGTTCTGCATGAACTCGATGCAGTGATCCTTGGTGTGAAGAGCGCCGAAACAGGACAGCGCGGATATATCATCACCGGGAATGAAGGATACATCATTCCTTATAATACGGCAGTAGACAGTACCCGTGCAAATATCGGAAGGGTAAAAGAGCTGGTGAAAGACAATCCGCTTCAGGCTTCCGGTGCAGATCAGCTGATGGAGGCAGCCATGATGCGCATCGATGTACTGGAATCCAATATCGAAAGGAAGAAGAGCAAAGGCCTGCTCACGGTGGCGGATATTGAAAAAGGCAGGGGGTATATGGAGCAGCTGGACCAGCTTGTAAAGCTGATGAAAGCCCGGGAAACCAAATTGCTTAAAGAGCGGACCAGCGAGCTCGACAAGTTTGCCAATGCCACGCCTGCTTTTCTGGTTATAGCCACTATACTGGCGTTGCTTATCACCATTACTTCCTTCATCAGGGTAAACAGTGATTTTAAAAGACAACAGCAATTGCGGCGCGAGCTGGAGCAGAAAGACCAGGATATCAACCGGCGCATCAATATTATCCGCGACATTGCAGACCGGATCTCCGGCGGGGATTATTCCACCCGGGCGCAGGAGGAAGGGGAGGATGGCCTCGGCTATCTTTCCGTGTCGCTGAACAAAATGGCCGCGTCCCTGCAATATTCCTTTGGTTTGCTGGAAGCCAGGGAATGGCTGCAGACGGGTGTGACCACGCTGCATGACAAAATGCTGGGGGAATACGACCTGCCCATACTCTCCCGCAGCATCCTGGATTTTGTGATCACTTATACCCATGCTCACGCAGGCGTATTCTATGCGACAGAAAACAGCTCTTCCCTGCGTTTCCTGCAGGGTTATGCGATCGATGAACAGTACGCAAAACCCGTGATCCCCTTCGGGGACGGATTGGTGGGGCAATGCGCGGATAGCTGCAAGATCATTCACCTGGAGGATGTACCGGAAGACCTGATGCTGTTCAGTCATGCTACCGGTGTCCTCAAACCCCGCAACATCATTGCCATTCCGCTTGACTATGAGCGCAGAACAGAAGGCGTGATCGAACTGGTATCGCTGAAGCCTTTTTCAGAGAACGATATCGCCTTCCTGAAAGCGATCTGTCCGAATATAGGCACCGTACTGCATAGCGTGAAGAACCGCAAGCGCCTCCAGGAGCTCCTGGAAGAAACACAGTCGCAATCAGAAGAATTGCAGGCGCAGCATAACGAGCTGGAAAATATCAACAGTGAGCTGGAAGCCCAGACGGAGAAACTGCAGGCATCCGAAGAAGAGCTGAAAGTACAGCAGGAAGAGCTGCTGGGAGCCAACGAGGAACTGGAGGAAAAAACAAGGTTGCTGGAAGAACGCAACCGCCTGGTGATTGACAGGAACCTGGAAATACAACGCAAGGCAGAGGAACTGGAGCAAAGCACGCGCTATAAATCAGAATTCCTGGCCAATATGTCCCACGAACTGCGTACGCCGCTCAATTCCATTCTGCTGCTCTCCCGCCTCATGGGAGAGAACAGCGGGCAGAACCTTACGCCGGACCAGGTAGAGTATGCCAGCGTGATACAGAACTCGGGGAAGGGGCTGCTGTCGCTGATAGACGAGATACTCGACCTCTCCAAGATAGAAGCCGGTAAAATGGACCTCATGTACAGCGACGTGCGCATAGACGAGATCGTTCGGGATATGAGAGCGCTCTTTGAGCCGGTGGCCAGGGAAAAAGGGATCGGCTTCCGGGTGGAAACGGATGAGAACGTTTACGGCATTATTGAAACGGACCGGCTGCGGCTGGATCAGATCATCCGCAACCTGATCTCGAATGCGCTGAAATTTACGGCAGAGGGATATGTGGAGCTGCGGGTGTCCATGCCGGAAGAGAACCGCAATACCGTGATGTTCACCGTTAGCGATACCGGGATCGGTATTCCGGAAGACAAACAGCAGAACATTTTTGAAGCATTTCAGCAGGCTGATGGCTCTACCCGCCGCAAGTACGGTGGTACGGGCCTTGGACTGTCCATCAGCCGGGAGCTGACAAAGCTGCTGGGCGGGGAGATACGCCTGAAAAGCCAGCCGGACAAAGGCAGCGAATTTACCGTGATCATACCGGCTACCCGCTCCGCAGCCGGTTTTGCCCTGCCGAAAGATGAAGGGCCGAAAGTGTTGTTGCAGGAAGTCGTGCCGGAGCGCTTCGTTACACCGGTGATCCCCGAAAGCATTGCAGACGACCGCCATTCCATCACCGGGAAAGACCGCGTGATACTCATTGTGGAAGATGATACAGGTTTTGCGCGCTCCTTGCTGGAATTCACCCGGCAGAAAGGATACAAAGGCGTGGTGACCGTACGCGGCGATGATGCTGCGGGCCTGGCACAGCAATATCGCCCACAGGGCATCCTGCTGGATATCCAGCTGCCGGTCAAGGATGGATGGGAAGTGATGGAAGAGCTGAAGAACGATCCGCTCACCCGGCATATCCCCGTGCACGTCATGTCCTCTTTCCAGGCGAAATTCAAAAGCCTTTCCAAAGGCGCGGTGGACTTTATCGACAAACCCGCGGCATACGACAAGATGGAAGACATCTTCAGCAAGATAGAGTTCATGCTCAATAACAATCCCCGCAAGGTGCTGATCGTGGAAGAAGATATGAAACACGCCAAAGCGCTGGCCTATTACCTTGGCAATTACCGGGTGAACACGGAGATCAGGGGCAACATCGGGGAAAGCGTTGAGGCCTTGCGGAAAAAGGAAGTAAATTGTGTGATCCTGGATATGGGCGTTTCCGGCGAAAGGTCCTACGATACCCTCGATGAAGTGAAACAGTCACCCGGCCTGGAAAATGTGCCCATCATCATCTTTACAGGCAAGCAGCTCAGCAAGGCGGAGGAATTGCGCATCAGGCAATATGCGGATTCCATCGTGATCAAAGTGGCCAACTCCTACCAGCGCATACTCGATGAGGTGTCCCTCTTCCTGCACCTGGTGGAAGAAAAGAAGGAAACCGTGAAACCCAAGGCCGCGCGGGAGGATGTGCTGAAAGGGAAAACGGTGCTGCTGGCGGATGATGATGTGCGGAACATCTTCTCCCTATCCAAGGCGCTGGAGGCCTGCGGGGTGCGCGTGATCTCCGCGGTGGACGGCCGGGAAGCGCTGGACCGCCTCCGGGAACATCCGGAAACGGATATTGTGCTGATGGATATGATGATGCCGGAAATGGATGGCTATGAATCCACCCGCATGATCAAATCGGATAAGAGGTTTGCCAGATTGCCGGTCATTGCCGTTACAGCCAAGGCGATGAACGGGGACCGGGAGAAATGCATTGCCGCGGGTGCTTCCGATTATATCAGCAAACCGGTGGATATCGACCAGTTATTGTCCCTGCTGCGGGTATGGCTGTACGATACAGGCAAATGA